A genome region from Rhodanobacter thiooxydans includes the following:
- the tnpA gene encoding IS200/IS605 family transposase, giving the protein MDEYKSLNHTPWECLYHVVFIPKCRRRTLYVELRKYLGEVFRRLAEQKESRVEEGHLMSDHVHMMLSIPPKYAVSEVEGYIKGKSAIHLARVYAERKRNFVGQSFWARGYFVSTVGRDEQVIRAYIRNQEEEDRRLEQLQLLR; this is encoded by the coding sequence ATGGACGAGTACAAGAGCTTAAACCACACGCCATGGGAATGCCTGTACCACGTGGTGTTCATCCCGAAGTGTCGACGTCGCACGTTGTACGTCGAGCTTCGAAAGTATCTGGGAGAGGTGTTCCGCCGGTTGGCGGAGCAGAAGGAGAGTCGGGTCGAAGAGGGACACCTGATGTCCGATCATGTGCATATGATGCTGAGTATTCCGCCGAAGTATGCGGTGTCGGAGGTGGAGGGTTACATCAAAGGGAAGAGTGCTATCCACTTGGCGCGAGTGTATGCAGAGCGCAAGCGAAATTTTGTAGGGCAGAGCTTCTGGGCGAGGGGCTACTTCGTCTCGACGGTGGGTCGGGATGAGCAAGTGATCCGGGCGTACATTCGCAATCAGGAGGAAGAGGATCGACGATTGGAGCAGTTGCAACTGCTTCGATAG
- a CDS encoding helix-turn-helix domain-containing protein: MTESATRFEPDWVSPPGETIADLLEERGWSQQELAQRLGYSEKHVSQLINGKVPLTDDAAMRLNSVLGGPVGFWLKREAQYRERLAQQEAKTRFAGWQDWLDQIPVRELMKHGCIAKNRIDAHSKPAIVEQCLSFFGVASPDGWRARYGTLQHQFRRSREEQCNLGAIAAWLRLGEQVAEKQSGPRYDEAKFRQALDEMRGLTVLAPEQFAPRLNALFRDSGVIFVLVPALPKSHVSGVARWLEADRPLIQLPLYGKTNDRFWFTLFHEAAHILLHGKNRKSKESVFLDDPVRQTSTSAQEREANDWARDWLIPSACKRDLVQLKTKLAVLAFAHQLSIHPGIVVGRLQHDEVIPPSWMNDLKDSFRITEST; encoded by the coding sequence ATGACTGAGTCAGCCACCCGTTTCGAACCTGATTGGGTTTCTCCGCCCGGCGAGACCATCGCGGACTTGCTGGAAGAGCGCGGCTGGTCGCAGCAGGAGCTGGCCCAGCGTCTGGGCTATTCCGAAAAGCATGTCAGCCAGCTCATCAACGGCAAGGTGCCGTTGACTGATGATGCGGCCATGCGCCTGAACAGCGTGCTGGGCGGGCCAGTGGGCTTCTGGCTGAAGCGCGAGGCACAGTACCGCGAGCGCTTGGCGCAGCAGGAGGCCAAGACGCGCTTTGCCGGTTGGCAGGACTGGCTGGACCAGATTCCGGTACGCGAGCTGATGAAGCACGGCTGCATCGCCAAGAACCGTATTGACGCCCATTCGAAGCCGGCCATCGTGGAGCAATGCCTGTCCTTCTTCGGTGTCGCCTCGCCGGATGGCTGGCGCGCGCGTTACGGCACGCTGCAGCACCAGTTCCGTCGTAGTCGCGAGGAGCAGTGCAATTTGGGCGCCATTGCCGCCTGGTTGCGCTTGGGCGAGCAGGTTGCCGAGAAGCAGTCTGGCCCGCGCTACGACGAGGCCAAGTTCAGACAAGCCTTGGATGAAATGCGTGGCCTCACCGTACTGGCGCCGGAACAGTTCGCGCCGCGCCTGAATGCATTGTTCCGCGACTCGGGGGTGATTTTCGTGCTGGTGCCTGCCCTACCGAAATCACACGTCAGTGGCGTGGCGCGTTGGTTGGAGGCGGATCGACCGCTCATCCAGCTACCACTCTACGGCAAGACCAACGATCGGTTCTGGTTTACCTTGTTCCACGAAGCGGCCCACATTCTGCTGCACGGGAAGAACAGGAAGTCCAAGGAGTCGGTATTTCTGGACGATCCTGTGCGACAGACATCGACAAGCGCGCAGGAACGAGAAGCCAACGACTGGGCTCGAGACTGGCTGATACCCTCGGCCTGTAAGCGTGATCTTGTACAACTGAAAACGAAACTGGCGGTACTCGCATTCGCGCATCAGCTAAGCATCCATCCTGGCATCGTCGTCGGCCGATTGCAGCACGACGAAGTCATACCTCCCTCGTGGATGAACGATCTAAAGGACAGCTTCCGAATCACGGAATCAACCTGA